A region of the Candidatus Eisenbacteria bacterium genome:
CGACGCACGCGCTCTGAGCTGACTCGCAAGCTCCGCGAGAAAGGCTTCGCCGCGACCGTAATTGGCGAAGTGCTCGACCGCCTCGCCGGCGTCGGCTTGGTCGACGACGTGGAGTACGCGCGCGCGTTTCTGTCGAGCCGCCTGGGCCGGCGGACCGCCGGCTGGCGGCGGCTCGAGGTGGAGCTGCGCCGGCGTGGCATTTCGGCTCAGGACGCGGCCTCCGCCCGCGCCCGTCTCGATGACCAGGGTGCGCTGGACGAGGCCGAAGGTGCGCGGCGTGTTATCCGGCAAGTGGCTGCTCGTTACGAACGGCTCGATCCACGGGTGCGCCGGCAGCGGCTCTATGCGCTCCTCGCGCGGCGCGGCTTCGATGGGGATGTCATCGAGCGAGTGCTGAGAGAGGCTTTGTAACTCCTTGCTCGCCCCGGGGAGAGCAAGGAATTACTACAGCACGCCCGGACCCCCGTCGTGCGCTATCCTTGGTATACCCACGAACGAGCCATTCATTCACGGAGGATAGCCATGGAACACGTTCGCAAAGCGACGGCAGTCTGGACCGGTGATCTGAGGCACGGCAAGGGGACACTCACTGCCCCGAGCGGTGTGCTCAAGGACGCGATCTACACGTTCGACACCCGATTCGAGACCAAGTTCGGCACGAATCCGGAGGAGCTCATCGCGGCGGCGCACGCGGGATGCTTCGCGATGGCGCTCTCCGGCGAGCTCGCCAAGGCGGGTCTGAAGCCGGAGCGAATCGAGACCACCGCGGAGGTGAAGCTGGAGAAGGTGAACGAAAAGCCGACGGTCACGAGGAGCCACCTGAAGCTCGACGCGCACGTTCCCGGCGCGAAGAACGGCCAGGTGGAGGCGATCGCAAACGAGGTGAAGGTGGGGTGTCCGATATCCCGCCTCCTCAACGCCGAGATCACGCTGGAGACCGCGGTCCACGTCTGATCGTCACTCGCTCGGGCGCCGCGGCCTGGAGCCGCGGCGCCCCGGCACCGCGCGGTGACAACGTCGGAGCGCGCTTTCCCCTTGATGCTCCGACCCTTATATTCCGCCCTCCATGACCACTCCGATGACTCCCGTGGTGTCACGCTCGGCGGCCGAGCTGCGGCGCGCGTTCCTCGACTTCTTCGTGGCGCGCGGCCATACGCTGGTTCCTTCGGCGCCCCTCGTGCCCAACGACCCCA
Encoded here:
- a CDS encoding regulatory protein RecX, which encodes MREAALRLLERSRRTRSELTRKLREKGFAATVIGEVLDRLAGVGLVDDVEYARAFLSSRLGRRTAGWRRLEVELRRRGISAQDAASARARLDDQGALDEAEGARRVIRQVAARYERLDPRVRRQRLYALLARRGFDGDVIERVLREAL
- a CDS encoding OsmC family protein — encoded protein: MEHVRKATAVWTGDLRHGKGTLTAPSGVLKDAIYTFDTRFETKFGTNPEELIAAAHAGCFAMALSGELAKAGLKPERIETTAEVKLEKVNEKPTVTRSHLKLDAHVPGAKNGQVEAIANEVKVGCPISRLLNAEITLETAVHV